The following proteins are encoded in a genomic region of Ursus arctos isolate Adak ecotype North America unplaced genomic scaffold, UrsArc2.0 scaffold_32, whole genome shotgun sequence:
- the NCDN gene encoding neurochondrin isoform X1: MSCCDLAAAGQLGKAGIMASDCEPALNQAESRNPTLERYLGALREAKNDSEQFAALLLVTKAVKAGDIDAKTRRRIFDAVGFTFPNRLLTTKEAPDGCPDHVLRALGVALLACFCSDPELAAHPQVLNKIPILSTFLTARGDPDDAARRSMIDDTYQCLTAVAGTPRGPRHLIAGGTVSALCQAYLGHGYGFDQALALLVGLLAAAETQCWKEAEPDLLAVLRGLSEDFQKAEDASKFELCQLLPLFLPPTTVPSECLRDLQAGLARILGSKLSSWQRNPALKLAARLAHACGSDWIPAGNSGSKFLALLVNLACVEVRLALEETGTEVKEDVVTACYALMELGIQECTRCEQSLLKEPQKVQLVSIMKEAIGAVIHYLQQVGPEKQKEPFVFASVRILGAWLAEETSSLRKEVCQLLPFLVRYAKTLYEEAEEANDLSQQVATLAISPTTPGPTWPGDALRLLLPGWCHLTVEDGPREILIKEGAPSLLCKYFLQQWELTSPGHDTSVLPDSVEIGLQTCCHIFLNLVVTAPGLIKRDACFTSLMNTLMTSLPALVQQQGRLLLAANVATLGLLMARLLSTSPALQGTPASRGFFAAAILFLSQSHVARATPGSDQAVLVLSPDYEGIWADLQELWFLGMQAFTGCVPLLPWLAPAALRSRWPQELLQLLGSVSPNSVKPEMVAAYQGVLVELARANRLCREAMRLQAGEETASHYRMAALEQCLSEP, from the exons TTGGGCAAGGCGGGCATCATGGCCTCGGATTGCGAGCCAGCTCTGAACCAGGCAGAGAGCCGAAACCCCACCCTGGAGCGCTACCTGGGAGCCCTCCGTGAGGCCAAGAATGACAGCGAGCAGTTTGCAGCCCTGCTGCTA GTGACCAAGGCAGTCAAAGCAGGTGACATCGATGCCAAAACTCGGCGGCGGATCTTCGATGCTGTAGGCTTCACCTTCCCCAATCGTCTCCTGACCACCAAGGAGGCGCCAGATGGCTGCCCCGACCATGTTCTCCGAGCCCTGGGTGTGGCCCTGCTAGCCTGCTTCTGCAGTGACCCTGAACTGGCTGCCCATCCCCAGGTCCTGAACAAGATCCCCATCCTTAGCACCTTCCTCACTGCCCGGGGGGATCCGGATGATGCTGCTCGCCGTTCCATGATCGATGACACGTACCAGTGCCTGACAGCTGTGGCAGGCACACCTCGTGGGCCCCGGCACCTCATTGCTGGTGGCACCGTGTCTGCCCTGTGTCAAGCATACCTGGGGCACGGCTATGGCTTTGaccaggccctggcacttctagTGGGGCTGCTGGCTGCTGCTGAGACCCAGTGCTGGAAGGAGGCGGAGCCTGACCTCCTGGCCGTGTTGCGGGGCCTCAGTGAAGATTTCCAGAAAGCCGAGGATGCCAGCAAGTTTGAGCTCTGCCAGCTGTtacccctcttcctgcccccgaCAACCGTGCCCTCTGAATGCCTCCGGGATCTGCAGGCCGGGCTGGCACGCATCCTGGGCAGCAAGCTGAGCTCCTGGCAGCGCAACCCCGCACTAAAGCTGGCAGCCCGCCTGGCACACGCCTGCGGCTCCGACTGGATCCCAGCGGGCAACTCCGGGAGCAAGTTCCTGGCCCTGCTGGTGAATCTGGCGTGTGTGGAGGTCCGGCTGGCCCTGGAGGAGACAGGCACAGAAGTAAAAGAGGATGTGGTGACCGCCTGCTACGCCCTCATGGAGTTGGGGATCCAGGAATGCACCCGCTGTGAGCAGTCGCTGCTCAAGGAGCCACAGAAGGTGCAGCTCGTGAGCATCATGAAGGAGGCCATCGGGGCTGTCATCCACTATCTGCAGCAG GTGGGgccagagaagcagaaggagccCTTTGTGTTTGCTTCGGTGCGGATcctgggggcctggctggccGAGGAGACCTCATCCCTGCGCAAGGAGGTCTGCCAGCTGCTGCCCTTCCTTGTGCGCTATGCCAAGACCCTCTACGAGGAGGCCGAGGAGGCGAATGACCTCTCCCAGCAGGTGGCCACCCTGGCCatctcccccaccaccccagggCCCACCTGGCCAGGGGATGCTCTCCG GCTCCTTCTGCCCGGCTGGTGCCACCTGACTGTCGAAGATGGGCCCCGGGAGATCCTGATCAAGGAGGGAGCCCCCTCACTTCTCTGCAAGTATTTCTTGCAGCAGTGGGAACTCACATCCCCGGGCCACGATACCTCAGTGCTGCCTGACAGCGTGGAGATCGGCCTGCAGACCTGCTGTCACATCTTCCTCAACCTTGTGGTCACCGCACCAGGGCTGATCAA GCGAGATGCCTGCTTCACATCACTCATGAACACCCTGATGACGTCGCTGCCCGCGCTAGTGCAGCAGCAGGGGAGGCTGCTTCTGGCTGCCAATGTGGCCACCCTGGGCCTTCTCATGGCCCGGCTCCTCAGCACCTCTCCAG CGCTTCAGGGAACGCCGGCCTCCCGAGGCTTCTTCGCTGCAGCCATCCTCTTCCTGTCACAGTCGCACGTGGCGCGGGCCACGCCCGGCTCGGACCAGGCGGTGCTGGTGCTGTCCCCCGACTACGAGGGCATCTGGGCCGACCTGCAGGAGCTCTGGTTCCTGGGCATGCAGGCCTTCACGGGCTGCGTGCCGCTGCTGCCCTGGCTGGCCCCCGCCGCCCTGCGCTCGCGCTGGCCGCAGGAGCTGCTCCAGCTGCTCGGCAGCGTCAGCCCCAACTCCGTCAAGCCCGAGATGGTAGCCGCCTATCAGGGCGTGCTGGTGGAGCTGGCCCGGGCCAACCGGCTGTGCCGGGAGGCCATGCGGCTGCAGGCGGGTGAGGAGACGGCCAGCCACTACCGCATGGCCGCCCTGGAGCAGTGCCTGTCGGAGCCCTGA
- the NCDN gene encoding neurochondrin isoform X2 produces MASDCEPALNQAESRNPTLERYLGALREAKNDSEQFAALLLVTKAVKAGDIDAKTRRRIFDAVGFTFPNRLLTTKEAPDGCPDHVLRALGVALLACFCSDPELAAHPQVLNKIPILSTFLTARGDPDDAARRSMIDDTYQCLTAVAGTPRGPRHLIAGGTVSALCQAYLGHGYGFDQALALLVGLLAAAETQCWKEAEPDLLAVLRGLSEDFQKAEDASKFELCQLLPLFLPPTTVPSECLRDLQAGLARILGSKLSSWQRNPALKLAARLAHACGSDWIPAGNSGSKFLALLVNLACVEVRLALEETGTEVKEDVVTACYALMELGIQECTRCEQSLLKEPQKVQLVSIMKEAIGAVIHYLQQVGPEKQKEPFVFASVRILGAWLAEETSSLRKEVCQLLPFLVRYAKTLYEEAEEANDLSQQVATLAISPTTPGPTWPGDALRLLLPGWCHLTVEDGPREILIKEGAPSLLCKYFLQQWELTSPGHDTSVLPDSVEIGLQTCCHIFLNLVVTAPGLIKRDACFTSLMNTLMTSLPALVQQQGRLLLAANVATLGLLMARLLSTSPALQGTPASRGFFAAAILFLSQSHVARATPGSDQAVLVLSPDYEGIWADLQELWFLGMQAFTGCVPLLPWLAPAALRSRWPQELLQLLGSVSPNSVKPEMVAAYQGVLVELARANRLCREAMRLQAGEETASHYRMAALEQCLSEP; encoded by the exons ATGGCCTCGGATTGCGAGCCAGCTCTGAACCAGGCAGAGAGCCGAAACCCCACCCTGGAGCGCTACCTGGGAGCCCTCCGTGAGGCCAAGAATGACAGCGAGCAGTTTGCAGCCCTGCTGCTA GTGACCAAGGCAGTCAAAGCAGGTGACATCGATGCCAAAACTCGGCGGCGGATCTTCGATGCTGTAGGCTTCACCTTCCCCAATCGTCTCCTGACCACCAAGGAGGCGCCAGATGGCTGCCCCGACCATGTTCTCCGAGCCCTGGGTGTGGCCCTGCTAGCCTGCTTCTGCAGTGACCCTGAACTGGCTGCCCATCCCCAGGTCCTGAACAAGATCCCCATCCTTAGCACCTTCCTCACTGCCCGGGGGGATCCGGATGATGCTGCTCGCCGTTCCATGATCGATGACACGTACCAGTGCCTGACAGCTGTGGCAGGCACACCTCGTGGGCCCCGGCACCTCATTGCTGGTGGCACCGTGTCTGCCCTGTGTCAAGCATACCTGGGGCACGGCTATGGCTTTGaccaggccctggcacttctagTGGGGCTGCTGGCTGCTGCTGAGACCCAGTGCTGGAAGGAGGCGGAGCCTGACCTCCTGGCCGTGTTGCGGGGCCTCAGTGAAGATTTCCAGAAAGCCGAGGATGCCAGCAAGTTTGAGCTCTGCCAGCTGTtacccctcttcctgcccccgaCAACCGTGCCCTCTGAATGCCTCCGGGATCTGCAGGCCGGGCTGGCACGCATCCTGGGCAGCAAGCTGAGCTCCTGGCAGCGCAACCCCGCACTAAAGCTGGCAGCCCGCCTGGCACACGCCTGCGGCTCCGACTGGATCCCAGCGGGCAACTCCGGGAGCAAGTTCCTGGCCCTGCTGGTGAATCTGGCGTGTGTGGAGGTCCGGCTGGCCCTGGAGGAGACAGGCACAGAAGTAAAAGAGGATGTGGTGACCGCCTGCTACGCCCTCATGGAGTTGGGGATCCAGGAATGCACCCGCTGTGAGCAGTCGCTGCTCAAGGAGCCACAGAAGGTGCAGCTCGTGAGCATCATGAAGGAGGCCATCGGGGCTGTCATCCACTATCTGCAGCAG GTGGGgccagagaagcagaaggagccCTTTGTGTTTGCTTCGGTGCGGATcctgggggcctggctggccGAGGAGACCTCATCCCTGCGCAAGGAGGTCTGCCAGCTGCTGCCCTTCCTTGTGCGCTATGCCAAGACCCTCTACGAGGAGGCCGAGGAGGCGAATGACCTCTCCCAGCAGGTGGCCACCCTGGCCatctcccccaccaccccagggCCCACCTGGCCAGGGGATGCTCTCCG GCTCCTTCTGCCCGGCTGGTGCCACCTGACTGTCGAAGATGGGCCCCGGGAGATCCTGATCAAGGAGGGAGCCCCCTCACTTCTCTGCAAGTATTTCTTGCAGCAGTGGGAACTCACATCCCCGGGCCACGATACCTCAGTGCTGCCTGACAGCGTGGAGATCGGCCTGCAGACCTGCTGTCACATCTTCCTCAACCTTGTGGTCACCGCACCAGGGCTGATCAA GCGAGATGCCTGCTTCACATCACTCATGAACACCCTGATGACGTCGCTGCCCGCGCTAGTGCAGCAGCAGGGGAGGCTGCTTCTGGCTGCCAATGTGGCCACCCTGGGCCTTCTCATGGCCCGGCTCCTCAGCACCTCTCCAG CGCTTCAGGGAACGCCGGCCTCCCGAGGCTTCTTCGCTGCAGCCATCCTCTTCCTGTCACAGTCGCACGTGGCGCGGGCCACGCCCGGCTCGGACCAGGCGGTGCTGGTGCTGTCCCCCGACTACGAGGGCATCTGGGCCGACCTGCAGGAGCTCTGGTTCCTGGGCATGCAGGCCTTCACGGGCTGCGTGCCGCTGCTGCCCTGGCTGGCCCCCGCCGCCCTGCGCTCGCGCTGGCCGCAGGAGCTGCTCCAGCTGCTCGGCAGCGTCAGCCCCAACTCCGTCAAGCCCGAGATGGTAGCCGCCTATCAGGGCGTGCTGGTGGAGCTGGCCCGGGCCAACCGGCTGTGCCGGGAGGCCATGCGGCTGCAGGCGGGTGAGGAGACGGCCAGCCACTACCGCATGGCCGCCCTGGAGCAGTGCCTGTCGGAGCCCTGA